The Clostridia bacterium region GTCCCGAAAAGATCTTTTTGCGCCTGCTTACGGCAGGTAAAAAGCTGTAACCCGATTTTCATATCGCACCTTTCAGCGAAGATCGGTGGTCTTCACGCCCTGCATATCGTCGAAGACTTGGTTCTCGCCGCACATACCCCAAATGAAGGTATAGTTCTTGGTTCCTACGCCGCTGTGAATCGACCAACTCGGCGAAATGACCGCTTCTTCGTTTTGGACGACGATATGGCGGGTCTCGGTCGGGTTGCCCATCATATGGAAGACGACGTTATTCTCCGGAATGTCGAAATAGATATAGACTTCCATACGGCGTTCGTGCGTATGAGAAGGCATCGTGTTCCAGTTGCTTCCCTCTTCGAGCTGGGTCAAGCCCATCGTAAGTTGGCAGCTGTCGCAGTTGCCGGGGACGATGAATTGATTGATCGTGCGTTTGTTGCAATCTTTGAAGTCGCCGCAAGCGCGATGGACCGCGTTCACGAGAGGAATATGCTTGGTCGGATATTCCTTGTGAGCCGGCGTGCTGTTGATATAGAAATGCGCGGGAGCGTTTTTATCCGCCGAACGGAAGACGATCTCTTTCGTCCCGCGACCGATATAGATCCCGTCGAAATGATCCATCTTGTATTCCTTGCCGTCCACGAGGATCGAGCCCGCGCCGCCGATATTGATGACGCCGACTTCCCTTCTCTCGCAGAAATAATCCGCGCCGAGCTCTTCGCCCGCGAGAAGCGGAAGCTCCTTTGTCACGGGGCAAGCGCCGCCCGCGATGATCCTGTCGATATGCGAATAAGTCAGGTTGATCTTATCGCTTTCGAAAATATTTTGAATGAGGAAATTCTCGCGAAGTTCCTCGGTGTTCATTCTGCTGTACTCTTTTTTTGAAACTGCGTATCTGACGTCCATTGTTTCGCCCTCCCTTTTATCTTTGCACGCGACCGCTTCCGTCGCCTTCGATGAGTTTCAGCACTTCGTCCGCCGAAACCATATTGTAATCGCCCTCGATCGAGTGCTTCAAGCAGCTCGCGCCGACCGCGAATTCGATGACCTTTTGCTTATCCGAACCGAAATTCAGCATTCCGTAGATAAGACCGCCGCCGAAGCTGTCGCCGCCGCCCACGCGATCCACGATATGGATCATATATTCCTTGCTGAAATAGAACTCCTTGCCGTCGTAAAGCATCGCGCTCCACTTATTGTCGTTCGCGGAGATGCTGCCGCGAAGCGTGATCGCGACGTACTTGAAACCGAACGCGTCCACGAGCTTTTTCGCGACGGACTTATACCCCTCTTTGCTGAGCGAGCCTTTGGAAATGTCGGTGTCGTCCGCCTTGATCCCGAAGACGTCGGAAGAATCTTCCTCGTTCGCGATCAAAACGTCCACGTACGGCATAAGAGAAGTCATCACTTCTTTCGCTTTCTCTTTCGACCAAAGTTTCTTTCTGTAATTGAGGTCGCAGGAAACGGTGATCCCCTTTTTCTTCGCCGCCTTCAACGCGTCGAGCGTGATCTCCGCCGCCGCATCCGAAAGAGCGGGCGTGATCCCCGTAAAATGGAACCAGTCGACGCCCTCGAAGATCGCGTCCCAATCGAAATCCTCTTTCGAAGCGAGCGCGATCGCCGAATTCGCGCGATCGTAGATGACCTTGCTCGGGCGCTGGCTCGCGCCTTTTTCGAGGAAATAGATACCGATTCTGTCGCCGCCGCGCGTGATCTTGCTAACGTCCACGCCGTATCTTCTGAGACTGTTCACCGCCGCCTGCCCGATATCGTTCTTCGGGAGTTTGCTAACGAACGCCGCGTCGATCCCGTAATTCGCGAGAGAAACCGCGACGTTGGCTTCGCCGCCGCCGAACGTTACGCCGAAACGATCCGCCTGCACGAAGCGGATATACCCCTCGGGGGCGAGCCTTAACATCAATTCACCGAACGTAACTGCTTTCATTACTTTACTACCTCCATGGCTTCCTTGGACAAAGCCGTAATTTTATCGAATTCTTTCGCTTTGATCAAACTGTCTTTAACCATCCAGCTGCCGCCGCACGCGATGACCTTTCCGGAGTCGAAATAGCCTTTGATATTCTCCGCGGAAATGCCGCCCGTCGGCATAAATTTCAGCTGCGGGAAAGGACCCGCGAGCGCTTTGATCGTCTTGACGCCGCCGTAATTTTCCGCGGGGAAGAATTTGACGACTTTCAAGCCCTCCGCGACCGCCATCATAACTTCGGTCGGGGTAACGACGCCGGGCAGATACAAGACGCCCGCTTCGCGGCAAACGTCCGCGACTTCTTTCGAGAAACCGGGGCCGACGACGAACGCCGCGCCGAGCGAAACCGCTTTCGTGGCTTGCTCCGCGTTAATGACGGTGCCCGCGCCGATCAGCATATCGGGGCAGCTCTTCGCGGCAAGCGCGAGCGCATCCGGTCCGACCGCCGTGCGGAAAGTGATCTCCGCGCTCATGATCCCGCCGTCTTTCAAAGCCTTCATCAAAGGCAAAGTGTCTTGCACGTCGTCGATCTTAACGACCGGGACGATCTTGCATTGTGCGATACGATCCAAAACGTTATCTATCATAAAAACCTCCTAAAAGATCCGTTTTCCGAAACAAAAAAAAGAAAAAGCGCCGCCGCGAGAACTCATTTTTCCTCAGCTGACAGCGCAAACGTTTCTTTCATACTTTCGACTCCTAACTCTATGCGTGCGCGCCGTTGCGCGCTATAAAATAATAATAGCATAGTGAATAAGTTTCCGTCAATACGGAAAAAAATAAAAAACGAAAAAATCAAAGGCAAAATCCGAAGTTTTTTCCGAAAAAAAAGCCGATAAACCGAAAAACGAAGGCAAACGGCGAACCTCTTCGCCGTTTTCAGGTTCGAAACGACTTCGCGAAAGAGAAGCGAGTCGACGATCAAGAGTACTTTTTGAACAGTTCGTCCAGTTCGCGCGTAAAACGCTTGGTTTCGGAATTCGTCCTTCCGCTGAAATTTTTGATAAGCTCGCCGATCCTGCCGCCCGATTCCAAAAGGTACTTATAGACGGTGTTCGGAGTCAGGCGCGAACGCTTCTCGGGGACGTAGCCTTCTTTCGACCTCTCGTTCTTCAAAAGATCGTAACTTTCCGCAAAAAGCGGCGCGACGGCGTTATAGCCGAATTGCTTTCGGACGTCGTCCGCCCAACGCTCCGTGTTATCGCCGCCGCCGTGGACGACGAAGACCCGTTCGGGGCGGGAATCGAAAGAATCGAGCCAACGCATCAGTCCCACGCGGTCGGCGTGAGAACTCGTGCTCCCGAGCGACAGGATCTTTGCGTTGACGACGATGTCTTCTCCGAAAATGCGGACGCGTTTCGCTCCGTTCACGAGCGCGTGGCCGAGCGTCCCGACCGCTTGGTAACCGACGAAAAGGACGGTGCTTTCCTTTCGCCAAAGATTATGTTTCAAATGGTGGCGGATCCTACCCGCCTCGCACATGCCGCTTGCGGAGATCACGACTTTCGGCAAGGGGTCTTCATTGATCTCTCGGCTCTCCTCGGTCGTCACCGCGACGGAAAGCCCGTCGAACCCGATCGGATTGATCCCCTCGGCGATCAGGGAGCGCGCTTCTTCGTCGTAGTACTTTTCGCCGACTTCCTCGAAGATATGCGTCGCGTCCACGGCGAGAGGACTGTCCACGACGACGGGGAAACCGTCGTGCCCTTTCACCTTTCCGAGTTTTTTGATGTTTCTGATAAAATAAAGGATCTCCTGCGTGCGCCCGACCGCGAAGGACGGGATCACGAGATTGCCGCCCGCGTCCAAAGTAGATTGAATGATCGAAGCAAGCGCGTCTTCCGCTCTTTCCGATCCGTCGTGCAGGCGATCGGCGTAGGTCGATTCCATAACGACGTAATCCGCTTTCTTCAAATAAACGGGGTCGTTCAAAAGGGGTTGGTCGGA contains the following coding sequences:
- the eda gene encoding bifunctional 4-hydroxy-2-oxoglutarate aldolase/2-dehydro-3-deoxy-phosphogluconate aldolase produces the protein MDNVLDRIAQCKIVPVVKIDDVQDTLPLMKALKDGGIMSAEITFRTAVGPDALALAAKSCPDMLIGAGTVINAEQATKAVSLGAAFVVGPGFSKEVADVCREAGVLYLPGVVTPTEVMMAVAEGLKVVKFFPAENYGGVKTIKALAGPFPQLKFMPTGGISAENIKGYFDSGKVIACGGSWMVKDSLIKAKEFDKITALSKEAMEVVK
- the kduI gene encoding 5-dehydro-4-deoxy-D-glucuronate isomerase, giving the protein MDVRYAVSKKEYSRMNTEELRENFLIQNIFESDKINLTYSHIDRIIAGGACPVTKELPLLAGEELGADYFCERREVGVINIGGAGSILVDGKEYKMDHFDGIYIGRGTKEIVFRSADKNAPAHFYINSTPAHKEYPTKHIPLVNAVHRACGDFKDCNKRTINQFIVPGNCDSCQLTMGLTQLEEGSNWNTMPSHTHERRMEVYIYFDIPENNVVFHMMGNPTETRHIVVQNEEAVISPSWSIHSGVGTKNYTFIWGMCGENQVFDDMQGVKTTDLR
- a CDS encoding sugar kinase — encoded protein: MKAVTFGELMLRLAPEGYIRFVQADRFGVTFGGGEANVAVSLANYGIDAAFVSKLPKNDIGQAAVNSLRRYGVDVSKITRGGDRIGIYFLEKGASQRPSKVIYDRANSAIALASKEDFDWDAIFEGVDWFHFTGITPALSDAAAEITLDALKAAKKKGITVSCDLNYRKKLWSKEKAKEVMTSLMPYVDVLIANEEDSSDVFGIKADDTDISKGSLSKEGYKSVAKKLVDAFGFKYVAITLRGSISANDNKWSAMLYDGKEFYFSKEYMIHIVDRVGGGDSFGGGLIYGMLNFGSDKQKVIEFAVGASCLKHSIEGDYNMVSADEVLKLIEGDGSGRVQR
- a CDS encoding MBL fold metallo-hydrolase, which translates into the protein MFLTFYGAAREVTGSCFLLEVNGKKALIDCGLRQGTDVFEGEDDGFVFNAEQIDCVILTHAHIDHSGRLPLLYKKGFRGRILCTAATARLCRIMLLDSAHIQESDAEWKNRKGKRSGEFAIEPLYTTEDAENVSGLFRGYAYGETVEPFEGLKVVFSDAGHLLGSSSATVIAKEGETEKTIVFSGDIGNSDQPLLNDPVYLKKADYVVMESTYADRLHDGSERAEDALASIIQSTLDAGGNLVIPSFAVGRTQEILYFIRNIKKLGKVKGHDGFPVVVDSPLAVDATHIFEEVGEKYYDEEARSLIAEGINPIGFDGLSVAVTTEESREINEDPLPKVVISASGMCEAGRIRHHLKHNLWRKESTVLFVGYQAVGTLGHALVNGAKRVRIFGEDIVVNAKILSLGSTSSHADRVGLMRWLDSFDSRPERVFVVHGGGDNTERWADDVRKQFGYNAVAPLFAESYDLLKNERSKEGYVPEKRSRLTPNTVYKYLLESGGRIGELIKNFSGRTNSETKRFTRELDELFKKYS